The following proteins come from a genomic window of Candidatus Thermoplasmatota archaeon:
- a CDS encoding DUF4430 domain-containing protein — protein sequence MRDLWGALAVAAVLAGCLGSSADAPMSVTVVVTRDFGQTLLLEREIAIFGGASVIEALQAVATVERSYGGGFVQAIDGVGSGFGRGERLDWFYYVNGLHANVGAAVLELRDGDAVQWDYHSWEYSLIFPAFTGAFPRPFVQGPVRLPVEIGHAAGLAEQAAALADALRQAGTRARARPLAELAADPVARSGDAHLILLGSFADPLISELGAPHASLGLFARAHEAGVELLDARGRPHRVTAGAVVQTTQNPWADGGVGAMRAAVLLIVGPDPDAVRAAATVLSDAPERLRHRHSVVLEGDSVEALP from the coding sequence ATGAGGGACCTTTGGGGCGCGCTTGCCGTGGCCGCGGTCCTAGCCGGCTGCTTGGGGTCCTCCGCCGACGCCCCGATGTCGGTCACGGTCGTCGTGACGCGCGACTTCGGCCAGACGCTCCTCCTCGAACGAGAGATCGCCATCTTCGGCGGCGCAAGCGTGATCGAGGCGCTCCAAGCGGTCGCCACGGTCGAGCGGTCCTACGGCGGAGGCTTCGTGCAAGCCATCGACGGCGTCGGCTCCGGCTTTGGCCGCGGAGAGCGGTTGGACTGGTTCTATTACGTGAACGGCCTGCACGCCAACGTGGGCGCGGCCGTTCTCGAGCTTCGCGACGGCGACGCCGTGCAGTGGGACTACCACTCGTGGGAATACAGCCTCATTTTCCCGGCCTTCACCGGCGCCTTCCCGCGGCCCTTTGTCCAAGGCCCCGTGCGTCTGCCGGTCGAAATCGGGCACGCCGCCGGTCTGGCCGAGCAGGCCGCCGCGCTCGCCGACGCGCTGCGGCAGGCCGGCACCCGGGCGCGCGCGCGTCCCCTCGCCGAGCTTGCGGCCGATCCCGTCGCGCGCTCCGGGGACGCTCATCTCATCCTGCTTGGAAGCTTCGCCGATCCTCTGATCTCGGAACTGGGAGCGCCGCACGCCTCGCTCGGGCTCTTCGCGCGAGCGCACGAGGCGGGCGTCGAGCTTCTGGACGCGCGGGGCCGTCCCCATCGTGTCACGGCGGGCGCCGTCGTGCAGACGACGCAGAATCCGTGGGCCGACGGCGGCGTCGGGGCCATGCGCGCGGCCGTGCTCCTGATCGTCGGCCCCGACCCCGATGCCGTGCGCGCGGCCGCGACCGTCCTCTCCGACGCGCCCGAACGGCTGCGGCACCGCCACTCCGTGGTCCTCGAGGGGGATTCCGTGGAGGCCCTGCCGTGA
- a CDS encoding energy-coupling factor transporter transmembrane component T, whose product MKGHPAPILVWAAALGVASFLTGDPVVLAALAAGALAVVRAERAGAAWRAHMRIALASAVVFLLLNPFLPLGPGQTLWRSDFLLPVFGRLQVTIESLSFALAMGLRMALVLTAFAVLSRALDADALAGALAARLRPTAVLPFALAARFLPVLSSDARAIADAQRTRGVAWDRGPFLARARAAGALAMPLLETSLDRAARLAEAMEARGFGAGPRTRWRPVRLGRRDAARACMAILPALALAAGPWAALAAAAGSLPFAALARGRTSVEEAP is encoded by the coding sequence GTGAAGGGCCACCCCGCGCCGATCCTCGTCTGGGCGGCGGCGCTTGGCGTCGCATCATTCCTCACGGGCGATCCGGTCGTGCTGGCCGCGCTTGCGGCAGGGGCGTTGGCCGTCGTGCGGGCCGAGCGCGCCGGCGCCGCGTGGCGGGCCCATATGCGCATCGCGCTTGCAAGCGCGGTCGTCTTCCTGCTCCTCAATCCGTTCTTGCCCTTGGGACCGGGCCAGACGCTGTGGCGATCGGACTTCCTCTTGCCCGTCTTCGGGCGGCTCCAGGTGACGATCGAGTCGCTGTCGTTTGCCCTGGCCATGGGCCTCCGCATGGCTCTTGTCCTCACGGCCTTCGCGGTGCTCTCGCGCGCGCTCGACGCCGACGCCCTCGCCGGCGCCCTTGCGGCCCGGCTGCGTCCGACAGCGGTCCTTCCCTTTGCCCTGGCCGCGCGGTTCCTGCCGGTCCTGTCCTCGGACGCCCGGGCCATCGCCGACGCGCAACGAACGCGGGGCGTGGCGTGGGACCGCGGCCCCTTCCTGGCCCGCGCCCGAGCCGCCGGCGCGTTGGCCATGCCTCTCCTCGAGACGTCGCTCGACCGCGCCGCCCGGCTGGCCGAGGCCATGGAGGCGCGCGGGTTTGGCGCCGGGCCCCGTACGCGTTGGCGCCCGGTCCGGCTGGGCCGCCGTGACGCCGCCCGCGCCTGCATGGCCATCCTTCCGGCGCTTGCGCTTGCGGCGGGGCCGTGGGCGGCGCTTGCCGCCGCGGCCGGGTCGCTTCCCTTCGCCGCGCTTGCGCGCGGACGCACGAGCGTGGAGGAGGCTCCGTGA
- a CDS encoding ATP-binding cassette domain-containing protein, producing the protein MIRFEDFSFAYGESPRRALRGIELAIEPGEFVLVAGPSGCGKSTLLRAACGLVPNFHGGRFDGRVLVDGAAADALRPRDLAWRVGLVFQDPEDQIVAQTVGREVAFGPENLALDPETLEARVRETLEGDGLWAERDRDVNELSGGSKQRLAALSVLAMRPRVLLLDEPTSALSPSAAQRLLSFLDAARRRTGAAVVLAEHRLDRVRPFATRAVLLADGAIVYDGPANGSDFAATAGALGLLLPETQARRRHADLASKQPDLLVLQGVRAGHGERPVLDGVDLRVCHGEVVALTGENGSGKTTLLRVALGLHAPADGSVRVAGLDPARADPAAIAQKAGAVFQNPNDHLLEDTVEREVLAALSARRWRGDAARREAARVLSGLGLAELASEHPRDLSGGERERVALAAALAGSPPLLLLDEPTRGLHAATKLDLFRRLLPSARKDGAVLFATHDLPLARAVADRVVRLDAGTISEEPPATVEVPA; encoded by the coding sequence GTGATCCGCTTCGAGGATTTCTCGTTCGCCTACGGCGAGTCTCCTCGTCGGGCGCTCCGGGGCATCGAGCTTGCGATCGAACCGGGCGAGTTCGTGCTCGTGGCTGGGCCCTCCGGATGCGGGAAGTCCACGCTCCTTCGCGCCGCCTGCGGCCTCGTTCCGAACTTCCACGGCGGACGCTTCGACGGTCGCGTGCTCGTGGACGGCGCGGCCGCCGACGCGCTGCGCCCGCGCGACCTCGCCTGGCGTGTGGGTCTTGTCTTCCAGGACCCGGAGGACCAGATCGTCGCCCAGACCGTCGGGCGCGAGGTCGCCTTCGGACCCGAGAACCTCGCCCTCGATCCCGAAACGCTGGAGGCGCGCGTCCGCGAGACGCTCGAAGGGGACGGCCTTTGGGCCGAGCGCGACCGCGACGTGAACGAGCTCTCCGGCGGCTCCAAGCAGCGGCTCGCCGCGCTGTCGGTCCTCGCGATGCGCCCGCGCGTGCTTCTCCTCGACGAGCCCACGAGCGCTCTCTCGCCATCGGCCGCGCAGCGGCTCCTTTCCTTCCTGGACGCCGCCCGCCGCCGTACGGGCGCGGCCGTCGTCCTCGCCGAGCACCGGCTCGACCGCGTGCGCCCCTTCGCGACGCGCGCCGTCCTCCTCGCCGACGGGGCGATCGTCTACGACGGGCCGGCAAACGGCTCGGACTTCGCGGCCACGGCGGGCGCCCTGGGGTTGCTGCTTCCGGAGACCCAAGCGCGCCGCCGGCACGCCGACCTTGCTTCGAAGCAGCCGGACCTTCTCGTGCTGCAAGGCGTGCGCGCGGGTCACGGCGAGCGGCCGGTCCTCGACGGCGTGGACCTTCGCGTTTGCCACGGCGAGGTCGTAGCCCTCACGGGCGAGAACGGCAGCGGCAAGACCACGCTCCTCCGCGTGGCGCTGGGACTCCACGCGCCCGCGGACGGCTCCGTGCGCGTGGCCGGCCTCGATCCCGCGCGCGCCGATCCCGCCGCGATCGCCCAGAAGGCGGGCGCCGTCTTCCAGAACCCGAACGACCACCTGCTGGAGGACACGGTCGAGCGCGAGGTCCTCGCCGCCCTCTCCGCCCGCCGATGGCGTGGCGACGCAGCGCGCCGGGAGGCCGCGCGCGTCCTTTCGGGGCTGGGCCTTGCCGAGCTCGCCTCCGAGCACCCGCGCGACCTCTCCGGCGGCGAGCGGGAGCGCGTGGCGCTTGCCGCGGCGCTGGCCGGCTCGCCGCCGCTCCTTCTCCTCGACGAGCCCACGCGCGGCCTCCACGCGGCCACGAAGCTCGACCTTTTCCGGCGGCTGCTTCCCTCCGCGCGCAAGGACGGCGCGGTCCTGTTTGCAACGCACGACCTGCCGCTTGCGCGCGCGGTCGCCGACCGCGTCGTCCGGCTGGACGCCGGAACCATTTCCGAGGAGCCGCCGGCGACCGTGGAGGTCCCCGCGTGA